The Carnobacterium sp. 17-4 genome has a window encoding:
- a CDS encoding Cof-type HAD-IIB family hydrolase: protein MNKKLIALDLDGTTLNNRSEISVRTQNVLTTLRNAGHLVSIVTGRPYRNSKQFYTQLGMETPMVNFNGALCHLPDQLNWESQYHKTLDREIALDMLTLKKELDIHLIAAELRDTVFADNYFVPYSDFFPDGKKGASKLTSSSLKEDPTAVCVFTDKENQGYIIEKISARYGDSVEIRTWGGQTPCLEIVAAGVQKALGVERIAQVYGIKQKDIIAFGDEDNDYEMIQYAGHGVVMKNGIDTLKHISNDVTEKTNNEEGLAHYLENYFKLV from the coding sequence ATGAATAAAAAATTAATTGCTCTTGATTTAGATGGCACTACATTGAATAATCGTTCTGAAATTTCAGTAAGAACACAAAATGTTTTAACAACTTTAAGAAATGCTGGTCACCTTGTTTCAATTGTAACAGGTAGACCTTATAGAAATAGCAAACAGTTTTATACTCAATTAGGTATGGAAACGCCCATGGTTAACTTTAACGGAGCGTTATGCCACTTGCCAGATCAATTAAATTGGGAATCACAATACCACAAAACACTAGATCGTGAAATTGCCTTAGATATGTTAACTTTAAAAAAAGAGTTAGATATCCACTTAATTGCAGCTGAACTCAGAGATACTGTTTTTGCGGATAACTATTTTGTTCCTTACAGCGACTTCTTTCCAGATGGAAAAAAAGGCGCTTCAAAACTAACATCTTCTAGTTTAAAAGAAGACCCTACTGCTGTTTGTGTATTTACGGATAAAGAAAATCAAGGTTATATCATTGAAAAAATCTCAGCTCGTTATGGTGATTCAGTCGAAATTAGAACTTGGGGCGGACAAACACCTTGTTTAGAAATCGTAGCAGCAGGTGTACAAAAAGCATTAGGTGTCGAACGCATTGCTCAAGTATATGGTATCAAACAAAAAGATATTATTGCTTTTGGTGATGAAGACAACGACTATGAAATGATTCAATATGCAGGTCATGGTGTAGTAATGAAAAATGGAATCGATACTTTAAAACATATTTCAAATGATGTAACGGAGAAAACCAATAACGAAGAAGGTTTGGCTCATTATTTAGAAAATTACTTTAAATTAGTCTAA
- a CDS encoding OsmC family protein, protein MKDRKPLFHAEIVNETGVNGQAFVKNGGLNVKLSSPLSDEDGTNPEELLGLSFSTCLNATIQSLLKARGKENESRVEVHVDYMREPSGIGFFFNVEAFAKIEGLSFEESKKIVEEAENRCPVSKLLAGSQTVSVTAVEQF, encoded by the coding sequence ATGAAAGACCGCAAACCGTTATTTCATGCTGAGATAGTCAATGAAACAGGTGTGAATGGTCAAGCATTTGTAAAAAATGGCGGACTGAATGTTAAGCTGTCCAGTCCCTTAAGCGATGAGGATGGCACAAATCCTGAAGAATTACTTGGCTTATCTTTTAGTACGTGCCTCAATGCTACGATTCAATCCTTGCTAAAAGCTAGAGGAAAAGAGAATGAAAGCCGTGTTGAAGTTCATGTTGACTATATGCGTGAACCCAGTGGAATCGGTTTTTTCTTTAATGTAGAAGCTTTTGCGAAAATTGAGGGACTATCTTTTGAAGAAAGTAAAAAAATCGTGGAAGAAGCTGAAAATCGTTGCCCTGTATCTAAATTATTGGCAGGAAGCCAGACAGTCTCTGTAACAGCGGTTGAACAATTTTAA
- a CDS encoding prolyl oligopeptidase family serine peptidase, translated as MITVKQEKVNGIPLLEVVSTESENETLPTVVFYHGWTNFKESSLVHGYEIAKKGFRVLIPEAYLHGERSQGAPVTERSMEFWDVVQHSIVEFPTIIDHYVNAGLTDQNRIGVSGLSMGGVTTSALLTQYPWIKTAVVLMGSPAPIPFSKWLLTSKWQQGVEIDFESEQFAPAIESLKAISLDLQPEKIDGKFIHFWHDEDDELVPYQPTFDFYKKIKDQDYGQHVSFTTTEGYGHHVPYIISVETAEFFNKHL; from the coding sequence ATGATAACTGTAAAACAGGAAAAGGTGAATGGCATCCCTTTACTAGAGGTTGTTTCAACAGAAAGTGAAAATGAAACTTTGCCAACTGTCGTTTTTTATCATGGGTGGACAAATTTTAAAGAAAGTTCTTTAGTTCATGGATACGAAATTGCTAAAAAAGGATTTAGAGTATTGATTCCTGAAGCTTATTTACATGGTGAAAGAAGTCAAGGAGCACCAGTAACCGAAAGAAGTATGGAATTTTGGGATGTTGTTCAACATAGTATAGTAGAATTTCCAACTATAATTGATCATTATGTAAACGCTGGATTAACAGATCAAAACCGTATCGGCGTGTCTGGCCTTTCTATGGGCGGTGTAACAACTTCAGCGTTATTAACGCAATATCCTTGGATAAAAACAGCTGTTGTCTTGATGGGAAGTCCTGCACCAATCCCTTTTTCTAAATGGTTATTGACCTCTAAATGGCAACAAGGAGTAGAAATCGATTTTGAGTCAGAACAATTTGCTCCTGCTATCGAATCATTAAAAGCTATTTCGCTCGATTTACAACCTGAAAAAATTGATGGTAAATTTATTCACTTCTGGCATGATGAAGACGATGAATTAGTCCCTTATCAACCGACTTTTGATTTTTATAAAAAAATAAAAGATCAAGATTATGGTCAACATGTGAGTTTTACAACAACAGAAGGATATGGCCATCATGTCCCATATATAATTTCGGTTGAAACAGCTGAATTTTTTAATAAACATTTATAA
- a CDS encoding YitT family protein, translated as MTKLKTPNFWIEQAKKIFFIFFAAITSAIAMNNFLIPSNIYASGINGVSQLLADILGSSSGIVIDTGILILVFNIPIAILGWFKVGKNFTLYSFLTSILISFFIILLPVNPLTADPMMNALFGGIISGAGIGFALKYGFSTGGMDIISMVLAKTTGRSIGTLTFAMNLLIVSSAGFLYGWEYALYTLVSIYVMTKVIDTIHTSHQKVTAMIVTNEPDALVKVIHEKLIRGITIIPAKGAYSGMDRSILMVVITRYEMYELEQAVREADASAFVNFMETNKVLGEFWSSDRQKESQLKK; from the coding sequence ATGACAAAATTAAAAACACCAAATTTTTGGATCGAACAAGCCAAAAAAATCTTTTTTATCTTTTTTGCAGCTATTACAAGTGCAATAGCTATGAATAATTTCTTAATTCCCTCTAATATTTATGCATCTGGGATTAATGGAGTATCGCAATTATTAGCAGATATTCTCGGGAGCAGTTCAGGAATTGTAATTGATACAGGTATCCTGATTCTCGTATTTAATATCCCAATCGCAATTCTTGGGTGGTTTAAAGTAGGAAAAAACTTTACGTTATATAGTTTTTTAACCTCTATCTTGATTTCATTTTTCATCATCCTCTTGCCGGTTAATCCATTAACGGCTGATCCTATGATGAATGCTTTATTTGGAGGTATCATTAGTGGAGCCGGAATTGGATTTGCTTTGAAATACGGTTTTTCAACTGGTGGAATGGATATTATCTCAATGGTGTTAGCTAAAACAACTGGGAGATCAATTGGAACCTTAACATTTGCCATGAATTTGCTGATTGTTTCGTCAGCCGGCTTCTTATACGGATGGGAATATGCTTTGTACACATTGGTATCGATTTATGTTATGACTAAAGTGATTGATACAATTCATACCAGTCATCAAAAAGTAACAGCCATGATCGTGACCAATGAACCAGATGCTTTAGTAAAAGTCATCCACGAAAAATTAATAAGAGGAATCACCATTATACCTGCAAAAGGAGCTTATTCAGGAATGGATCGTTCTATTTTAATGGTGGTTATCACTCGCTACGAGATGTATGAACTCGAACAAGCGGTCAGGGAAGCAGATGCTTCAGCGTTTGTTAATTTCATGGAAACAAATAAAGTATTAGGTGAATTTTGGAGTTCTGATCGACAAAAGGAATCTCAATTAAAAAAATAA
- the clpB gene encoding ATP-dependent chaperone ClpB: MDIEKMTTTMQQTLGEAQSIAVTRKHQEIDLLHLWKVFLTPDHFARGLYQSLGIDTDDFEFFVDQELDNYPTVEGSNVQYGQGMSQNLFRLLTEADTLRTEFQDDFLSTEIVLLALMKLKNHSLTKYLTKNGLTEKALKAEIEKIRGGDRVTSQNQEETYQALEKYGTDLVKAVRSGDQDPVIGRDDEIRDVIRILSRKTKNNPVLIGEPGVGKTAIVEGLAQRIVRKDVPENLKGKTIFSLDMGALIAGAKYRGEFEERLKAVLKEVKKSEGQIILFIDEIHTIVGAGKTEGSMDAGNLLKPMLARGELHCIGATTLDEYRKYMETDKALERRFQKVLVDEPTVEETISILRGLKERFEIHHSVNIHDNALVAAATLSNRYITDRFLPDKAIDLIDEACATIRVEMNSRPTELDQVSRRLMQLEIEEAALKKEKDDASIRRLEIIQEELSNLREEANQLKMKWETEKEEVAKLRNKRAEIEKARHELEEAEGNYDLERAAVLRHGQIPALEKELKKLEEEQLAAQGNSIRLVQESVTDEEIAVVIGRMTGIPVSRLVKGEREKLMHLDTSLSERVIGQDEAVQSVSDAVIRARAGIQDPNRPLGSFLFLGPTGVGKTELAKALAENLFDSQDHMVRIDMSEYMEKHTVSRLIGAPPGYVGYDEGGQLTEAVRRSPYTIVLLDEIEKAHPDVFNILLQVLDDGRLTDSKGRMVDFKNTVLIMTSNIGSDLLLEGTDEKGQIKEATKEHVMSLLKTSFKPEFLNRIDDTILFAPLSIQVVKKIVLKLVHNLSERLAEQDIELTISEEAQIWIAEKAYDPMYGARPLKRFITKEVETPLAKGIISGEIPPKSKVTITLKEDQLSYETTILND; encoded by the coding sequence ATGGATATAGAAAAAATGACCACTACAATGCAGCAAACTCTTGGCGAAGCTCAAAGTATTGCCGTAACCAGAAAGCATCAAGAAATTGATCTTCTCCATTTATGGAAAGTGTTTTTGACTCCTGATCATTTTGCACGTGGACTTTATCAATCTCTCGGAATCGATACAGATGATTTTGAATTTTTTGTAGACCAAGAATTAGACAACTACCCAACTGTGGAAGGCTCAAACGTTCAATATGGACAAGGAATGAGCCAAAACTTATTTCGATTGCTAACGGAAGCTGATACTTTAAGGACTGAATTTCAAGATGATTTCCTTTCAACCGAAATCGTTTTGCTAGCACTGATGAAATTAAAGAACCACAGCTTGACAAAGTATTTAACCAAAAATGGATTAACTGAAAAAGCATTAAAAGCTGAAATTGAAAAAATAAGAGGAGGAGATCGCGTGACCTCACAAAATCAAGAAGAAACTTATCAAGCACTTGAAAAATATGGAACTGATTTGGTCAAGGCGGTAAGAAGCGGAGATCAAGACCCAGTCATTGGAAGAGATGATGAAATTCGTGATGTGATTCGTATTTTATCTCGTAAAACAAAGAATAATCCTGTATTGATTGGAGAACCTGGTGTCGGTAAAACGGCTATAGTAGAAGGGTTGGCTCAACGAATTGTTCGAAAAGACGTTCCTGAAAACTTAAAAGGAAAAACTATTTTTTCATTAGATATGGGTGCGTTGATTGCAGGGGCTAAATACCGTGGTGAATTTGAAGAACGTTTAAAAGCCGTCTTAAAAGAAGTGAAAAAAAGTGAAGGACAAATCATCTTATTTATTGATGAGATCCACACTATTGTAGGTGCTGGTAAAACAGAAGGCAGCATGGATGCAGGAAATCTATTGAAGCCTATGTTAGCTCGTGGCGAATTGCATTGTATTGGTGCAACCACACTAGATGAATACCGGAAATACATGGAAACGGATAAAGCACTGGAAAGACGCTTCCAGAAAGTACTCGTTGATGAGCCAACTGTAGAAGAGACCATTAGTATTTTAAGGGGATTAAAAGAACGTTTTGAAATTCACCATAGTGTTAATATACATGATAATGCTTTAGTTGCTGCTGCAACGTTATCCAACCGCTACATCACGGATCGCTTTTTACCGGATAAAGCCATTGATTTAATAGATGAAGCTTGTGCAACGATTCGAGTGGAAATGAATTCACGACCTACTGAATTGGATCAAGTTTCACGTCGTTTGATGCAGCTGGAAATTGAAGAAGCAGCGTTGAAAAAAGAAAAAGATGATGCTAGTATCCGAAGATTAGAGATCATTCAGGAAGAATTGTCTAATCTACGTGAAGAAGCCAATCAGTTGAAAATGAAATGGGAAACTGAAAAAGAAGAAGTCGCTAAGTTGCGTAATAAACGTGCTGAAATTGAAAAAGCGCGTCATGAGTTAGAAGAAGCTGAAGGCAACTATGACTTAGAGCGTGCCGCTGTTTTAAGGCATGGACAAATTCCTGCTTTAGAAAAAGAATTGAAAAAGCTAGAAGAGGAACAATTAGCTGCCCAAGGGAATTCAATCAGACTTGTACAAGAATCGGTAACAGATGAAGAAATTGCTGTCGTTATTGGTCGGATGACGGGTATTCCTGTTAGTAGATTAGTTAAAGGAGAACGTGAAAAATTGATGCACTTAGATACGTCATTAAGTGAACGAGTCATCGGTCAAGATGAAGCGGTACAAAGTGTATCAGATGCGGTTATCCGGGCTCGAGCTGGTATCCAAGATCCTAATCGTCCACTAGGTTCATTCCTGTTTCTAGGACCTACAGGGGTAGGGAAAACTGAATTAGCCAAAGCTTTAGCCGAAAACTTATTTGACTCGCAAGATCATATGGTGCGAATCGATATGAGCGAATATATGGAAAAACATACTGTTTCAAGATTAATAGGAGCGCCTCCTGGTTATGTTGGATATGATGAAGGAGGACAATTGACCGAAGCGGTAAGAAGAAGTCCATATACTATTGTCTTATTAGATGAAATTGAAAAAGCTCATCCAGATGTATTTAATATTTTATTACAAGTATTGGATGATGGACGCCTAACCGATTCTAAAGGCAGAATGGTCGATTTTAAAAATACTGTTTTAATCATGACAAGTAACATTGGATCTGATTTATTGTTGGAAGGTACGGATGAAAAAGGACAAATAAAAGAAGCGACGAAAGAACATGTGATGTCATTATTAAAAACATCCTTTAAACCAGAGTTCTTAAATCGAATCGATGATACGATTTTATTTGCCCCACTTAGTATACAAGTTGTGAAGAAGATTGTTCTCAAATTAGTACACAATTTGTCAGAACGTTTAGCAGAACAAGATATTGAACTGACTATTTCAGAAGAGGCACAGATATGGATAGCAGAAAAAGCTTACGATCCTATGTATGGTGCGAGACCATTGAAGAGATTTATTACTAAAGAAGTGGAAACACCTTTAGCTAAAGGGATCATTTCTGGAGAAATCCCACCAAAATCCAAAGTAACGATTACCTTAAAAGAGGATCAATTATCTTACGAAACAACAATTTTAAATGACTAA
- the rplS gene encoding 50S ribosomal protein L19 produces the protein MSNLIESITNEQLREDIPAFRPGDTVRVHAKIVEGTRERIQLFEGVVIKRRGAGVSETYTVRKISNGIGVERTFPLHSPRVAQIEVVRFGKVRRAKLYYLRALHGKAARIKEIRR, from the coding sequence ATGAGTAATTTAATTGAATCAATCACTAACGAACAATTACGTGAAGACATCCCAGCTTTCCGTCCAGGAGATACTGTACGTGTTCATGCTAAAATCGTTGAGGGTACTAGAGAACGTATCCAATTATTTGAAGGTGTTGTAATCAAACGCCGTGGTGCTGGAGTTAGCGAAACTTACACAGTTCGTAAAATTTCTAATGGAATTGGCGTTGAACGTACATTCCCATTACACTCACCACGTGTTGCTCAAATCGAAGTTGTTCGCTTTGGTAAAGTACGTCGTGCTAAATTGTACTACTTACGTGCATTACACGGTAAAGCAGCTCGTATTAAAGAAATCCGTCGCTAA
- a CDS encoding YajQ family cyclic di-GMP-binding protein: MAKEASFDIVSEMNMEEIKNSIQLATKEIANRFDFKGSISEIKLEKEKLVLVSDDDFKLEQVKDVLSNKLVKRGVPTRNLHYSSTEKAFGGNVRQFADLINGIDKEHAKTITQLIKKSGIKVKTQIQDDQIRVTGKNRDDLQQVIALLRDTDLPIDLQFINYR, encoded by the coding sequence ATGGCAAAAGAAGCAAGTTTTGATATCGTTTCAGAAATGAATATGGAAGAGATAAAAAATTCCATCCAGTTGGCAACAAAAGAAATCGCCAATCGTTTTGATTTTAAAGGCTCTATCAGCGAGATCAAATTAGAAAAAGAAAAATTGGTTTTAGTTTCAGATGACGACTTCAAGTTAGAGCAAGTAAAAGACGTATTGTCTAATAAATTGGTTAAGAGAGGCGTTCCTACCAGAAATCTCCATTATTCTTCAACTGAAAAAGCTTTTGGTGGAAATGTGCGTCAATTCGCTGACTTAATTAATGGAATCGATAAAGAACACGCAAAAACGATTACTCAATTGATTAAAAAATCTGGTATTAAAGTTAAAACTCAAATACAAGACGATCAAATACGAGTAACCGGTAAAAATCGTGATGATCTACAGCAAGTTATTGCTCTATTAAGAGATACAGATCTCCCAATTGATTTGCAATTTATCAATTACAGATAA
- a CDS encoding YjzD family protein, with amino-acid sequence MKYLVTLFWGFLIGQAVNYIGSSLSSGSYDFITASAIGLFIGVMVILIAKSFPNQKQGHTAK; translated from the coding sequence ATGAAATATTTAGTGACATTATTTTGGGGATTCCTTATAGGACAAGCTGTCAATTACATTGGTAGTTCATTATCAAGCGGCTCGTATGACTTTATTACAGCATCTGCTATTGGATTATTTATTGGCGTTATGGTTATTTTAATTGCCAAATCTTTTCCTAATCAAAAACAAGGACATACAGCTAAATAA
- a CDS encoding KH domain-containing protein — protein MADIKDLILTVVSPLVSHPDELTIDVVETEEFLEYQLSVHPDDVGRVIGKKGRVAKAIRTIVYSVRVLGPKRVRLTIANS, from the coding sequence ATGGCTGACATAAAAGATTTAATTCTTACAGTTGTAAGTCCTCTTGTAAGTCATCCGGATGAGTTGACAATCGATGTAGTAGAAACTGAAGAGTTTTTAGAATATCAATTGTCTGTTCACCCTGATGATGTTGGACGAGTAATTGGAAAAAAAGGTCGCGTAGCAAAAGCTATTCGTACAATTGTTTACAGTGTTAGAGTTCTTGGACCCAAACGTGTAAGATTAACAATTGCCAATAGCTAA
- the rimM gene encoding ribosome maturation factor RimM (Essential for efficient processing of 16S rRNA): MKTLYNVGKIVNTQGIKGEVRVISKTDFPEERYKKGSTLSLFQDGKLVTDLTVASHRKHKNFDILSFENHPNINDVEKYRDGILKVSEDRLTELPKNEFYLHQIVGLTVQDEEKNTIGKISEVMSPGANDVWVIERPKKKDLLIPYIEEVVLEVDLENQMVTIHMMEGLDD, translated from the coding sequence ATGAAAACATTGTACAATGTAGGGAAAATTGTTAACACACAAGGAATAAAAGGTGAAGTTCGAGTTATTTCAAAAACTGATTTTCCGGAAGAAAGATACAAAAAAGGGTCTACGTTATCGTTATTCCAAGATGGCAAGTTAGTAACGGATTTAACTGTTGCAAGCCATCGTAAACACAAGAATTTTGATATCCTATCCTTTGAAAACCACCCAAATATCAATGATGTAGAAAAATATCGTGATGGTATCCTGAAAGTTAGCGAAGACCGCTTAACAGAATTGCCAAAAAACGAATTCTATTTGCATCAAATAGTTGGATTGACTGTACAAGATGAAGAAAAAAATACCATTGGGAAAATCAGTGAAGTAATGTCACCTGGTGCTAATGATGTATGGGTAATTGAACGTCCGAAAAAGAAAGATCTATTGATTCCATATATTGAAGAAGTCGTATTAGAGGTTGATTTAGAAAACCAAATGGTGACGATTCATATGATGGAAGGGCTAGATGATTAA
- a CDS encoding metal-sulfur cluster assembly factor → MKPTSENQMEELKGLIMTALEQVIDPELNIDIVNLGLVYAIELVDENRCVIKLTLTTMGCPLADTITNDIMTAMQSIPEITSTEVKLVWYPAWDTSRMSRYARIALGVR, encoded by the coding sequence ATGAAACCAACTAGTGAAAATCAGATGGAAGAGCTTAAAGGACTCATCATGACAGCTTTAGAACAAGTTATAGATCCAGAACTGAACATTGACATTGTCAATCTAGGGTTAGTTTACGCTATCGAATTGGTGGATGAAAATCGTTGTGTGATAAAGTTAACGTTAACTACAATGGGCTGTCCATTAGCAGATACCATTACCAATGATATTATGACAGCTATGCAATCGATTCCTGAAATTACTTCAACCGAAGTTAAGCTAGTTTGGTATCCTGCTTGGGATACTAGCAGAATGAGCCGTTATGCAAGAATTGCATTAGGCGTTAGATAA
- the rpsP gene encoding 30S ribosomal protein S16, with product MAVKIRLKRMGSKRNPFYRIVVADSRSPRDGRFIETVGTYNPVVNPAEVKVDEEAVLKWLANGAQPSDTIRNILSKEGIMKKFHESKNIK from the coding sequence ATGGCAGTAAAAATTCGTTTAAAACGCATGGGATCTAAAAGAAATCCTTTTTACCGTATCGTAGTTGCAGATTCACGTTCTCCACGTGATGGACGTTTCATCGAAACTGTAGGAACATACAACCCAGTTGTTAATCCAGCAGAAGTAAAAGTGGACGAAGAAGCAGTATTAAAATGGTTAGCTAATGGTGCTCAACCTTCTGATACAATTCGTAACATCCTTTCAAAAGAAGGCATTATGAAAAAATTCCATGAATCAAAAAACATTAAATAA
- the trmD gene encoding tRNA (guanosine(37)-N1)-methyltransferase TrmD, which produces MKIDVLTLFPRMFQGPLTESIIGKAIGKDLLQVNVMNFRDYTDNKHQNVDDYPYGGGAGMLLKAQPIFAAIDAINEQAPDTKKRVILLDPAGVPFTQSVAEELAEEEHLVFICGHYEGYDERIRTLVTDEISLGDYVLTGGELGAMVMIDATVRLLPEVLGNDQSAKTDSHSTGLLEHPQYTRPAEYRGMKVPDVIISGNHKKIKEWQDKESIRRTMERRPDMLENILLSDEQQKYVEEIKAEEATPKE; this is translated from the coding sequence ATGAAAATTGATGTTTTGACCTTGTTTCCGCGAATGTTTCAAGGACCGTTGACCGAATCCATTATTGGAAAAGCAATTGGTAAAGATCTGCTACAAGTAAATGTGATGAATTTTAGAGACTACACAGATAACAAGCACCAGAATGTAGATGATTATCCTTATGGTGGCGGTGCAGGAATGTTATTAAAAGCGCAGCCTATTTTTGCTGCCATAGATGCAATTAATGAACAGGCGCCTGATACTAAAAAACGCGTGATCTTGCTAGATCCTGCAGGTGTTCCATTTACTCAATCGGTAGCAGAAGAACTGGCAGAAGAAGAACATCTAGTATTTATTTGTGGCCATTACGAGGGGTATGATGAACGAATTCGGACGTTGGTAACGGATGAGATTTCGTTAGGGGATTACGTTCTAACTGGCGGGGAACTAGGCGCCATGGTGATGATCGATGCGACGGTACGTTTGTTACCTGAGGTTTTAGGAAACGATCAATCAGCTAAAACGGACTCTCATTCCACTGGGTTATTGGAGCATCCTCAGTACACTAGACCTGCTGAGTACCGCGGAATGAAAGTTCCTGATGTGATAATTAGTGGGAATCATAAAAAAATAAAAGAGTGGCAAGATAAAGAATCAATCAGACGTACGATGGAAAGACGCCCTGATATGCTTGAAAACATCTTATTATCAGATGAACAACAAAAATATGTAGAAGAAATAAAAGCAGAAGAAGCGACTCCTAAAGAGTAA